The Prodigiosinella aquatilis region TGGCTCAATACACTGGACTGTCTATCGTGAAATCCTCCCATTCTTCTGCTGAAGTTGAAGGTGCCTATCGCCTGATGCGCAACCCTGCCGTTTTGCCTGACGCCATTGCTGACGCCGGTTTTGCTGCGACGACCAGAGTCGCTGCTGAACACCCGCTCCTGCTTGCTCTGGAAGATAGCACCTCACTGAATTTCAGCCACAGTACCGTTCGGGAAGAACTGGGTAACATCACCAACAGCCAGCGTGCCCGTGGGCTTCAGGTACACTCCGTCCTGCTTTATGCGCCAGGTTGTGCTCATATGGTCGGTCTTATTGAACAACAGCGCTGGAGCCGTGAATCAGACAGTTACGGTAAAAAACACCAGCGTAAACAACGCCCTTATGAAGAGAAAGAGAGTTACAAATGGCAGAAAGCTTCTGAGCATATGGCACAACGGCTGGGTGAAATCCAGTCACGGGTTATCTCTGTCAGCGACAGGGAGGCAGATATCTGGCATTACCTTGACTATAAACTCAGCCAGGGACAGCGGTTCGTGGTCCGGGCGGCACAGAACCGCCTGCTGGCGGAGGCTCCCGGTAAACTGTTCAGCCTGCCGGCGCATCTGACAGAGGCAGGCAGTCATACGCTGAATGTGGTACAGAAAGGTGGGCGGGCAGCCCGTCAGACGCAAATGTTTATCAGCTACAGCGTCGTGCAGTTGAAAAAAGCAACCGGAGAGGCATCGCTGTCATTAACGTATATCTGCTGCCGGGAAGCGGCTCCGGAAGGGGCCTGCTGGCATCTACTAACCTCAGAGAAGGTGGAAAACACGGAACAGGCAAGGGCCATAGTGGGTTATTACGAACGGCGGTGGCTGATAGAGGAATACCACAAGGCATGGAAAAGCGGCGGCGCACGGGTGGAAGAGTTGCGGATGCAGACGCGGGACAATCTGGAGCGAATGGTGACAATCCTGGCGTTCGTGGCAGTGAGGGTGCTGGCGTTACGGGAGGGAGGCGTGAGTGAAGAAACACAGAACGAAAGTTGCGAATCGGTGCTAAGTGAGGTGGAGTGGAAGTTGCTGTGGGTGAAGCAGGAAGGAAAAACGTTACCGGAAAGTCCCCCGACAGTGAAATGGGCCTGCCTGTCACTGGCAAAACTGGGGCGATGGTATGACAGTAAGCGAACGGGAAAACCGGGCTGGATAGTCATATGGGATGGCTGGTTCAAACTTCAGGATATGGTTGAAGGCTACAGACTGGCAAAGTCTCTTGATCAGGAGATCTGATCAAGAGACAGGAATAACGGGGGGTAAGCCATCAAATGGTCGGAATACCCT contains the following coding sequences:
- a CDS encoding IS4 family transposase yields the protein MVFSDCYSWADDIFGSAELGDLRRTRRLVTLASSLAQYTGLSIVKSSHSSAEVEGAYRLMRNPAVLPDAIADAGFAATTRVAAEHPLLLALEDSTSLNFSHSTVREELGNITNSQRARGLQVHSVLLYAPGCAHMVGLIEQQRWSRESDSYGKKHQRKQRPYEEKESYKWQKASEHMAQRLGEIQSRVISVSDREADIWHYLDYKLSQGQRFVVRAAQNRLLAEAPGKLFSLPAHLTEAGSHTLNVVQKGGRAARQTQMFISYSVVQLKKATGEASLSLTYICCREAAPEGACWHLLTSEKVENTEQARAIVGYYERRWLIEEYHKAWKSGGARVEELRMQTRDNLERMVTILAFVAVRVLALREGGVSEETQNESCESVLSEVEWKLLWVKQEGKTLPESPPTVKWACLSLAKLGRWYDSKRTGKPGWIVIWDGWFKLQDMVEGYRLAKSLDQEI